The Polyangiaceae bacterium genome includes a region encoding these proteins:
- a CDS encoding Hint domain-containing protein, with translation MRKAALLMTLLALGCGGESDSDGSGGSGGQSGGSGGGTGATGGSSGSGGASGGSAGSGGTAGSGATGGASGAGGSGGASGGGGTGGGSCGFCDFVCCGSACTNTGNDIKNCGKCGTVCPGTNPYCDNGVCKTQAPCESGTACIGTTTCCGKSCCALGEICCDVPGPLGTPYPTCHTPVDGTCPKGCTSCVCNSPDTPIATPSGERRIADLRDGDLVYSMDGGRMRAVKVRQTHRVEAPNHAVVRVTLASGAVLEVSPKHPTADGRSFGDLRGGDRLDGVFVVAAELVPFTHSHTYDILPDSDTGTYWAGGVLIASTVAGAPRESLTSAPASR, from the coding sequence ATGCGCAAGGCTGCCCTGTTGATGACGCTCTTGGCCCTGGGATGCGGTGGCGAGTCGGACAGCGATGGGAGCGGAGGCTCCGGGGGGCAGAGCGGCGGGTCCGGCGGCGGCACGGGCGCCACCGGGGGCTCCTCCGGCTCGGGCGGCGCGAGCGGCGGTTCGGCGGGCAGCGGCGGCACCGCGGGGAGCGGCGCGACGGGCGGCGCGAGCGGGGCCGGCGGCAGCGGCGGCGCCAGCGGAGGCGGCGGAACGGGTGGTGGCAGCTGCGGCTTCTGCGATTTCGTGTGCTGCGGCAGCGCCTGCACCAACACCGGCAACGACATCAAGAACTGTGGCAAGTGCGGCACGGTTTGTCCGGGCACGAACCCCTACTGTGACAACGGCGTGTGCAAGACCCAGGCGCCCTGCGAGTCCGGCACCGCCTGCATCGGCACGACCACCTGCTGCGGCAAGAGCTGCTGCGCGCTCGGCGAGATCTGCTGCGACGTCCCCGGACCCCTCGGCACGCCCTACCCCACCTGTCACACGCCTGTGGACGGAACCTGCCCCAAGGGCTGCACGAGCTGCGTCTGCAACTCCCCCGACACGCCCATCGCCACGCCCAGCGGCGAGCGGCGCATCGCCGATCTCCGCGACGGGGATCTGGTCTACAGCATGGACGGCGGCAGGATGCGCGCGGTGAAGGTCAGGCAAACCCACCGCGTCGAGGCGCCGAACCACGCTGTCGTGCGCGTGACCCTGGCGAGCGGGGCGGTGCTCGAGGTCAGCCCCAAGCACCCCACGGCGGACGGGCGCTCCTTCGGGGATCTGCGCGGGGGGGACCGCCTGGACGGCGTGTTCGTCGTCGCCGCCGAGCTCGTCCCGTTCACGCACTCGCACACCTACGACATCCTGCCGGACTCGGACACCGGCACCTATTGGGCCGGAGGCGTGCTGATCGCCAGCACCGTCGCCGGCGCGCCGCGCGAGAGCCTCACGAGCGCACCGGCGAGCCGCTGA
- a CDS encoding sulfatase, producing MELDRSLLLTLPLLMFGCGNEPPAPAPAPAEPPKAAAPPADKATPKPEKPALAAKKSARKKEPLNVLLLTIDALRADMPWSGYARDIAPNLTRFARENVVFDNHRSVTSFTAQSVPAMLSGRYASTLYRSGYFFAGYQDSNELFPEALQQKGIRTMAVHSHLYFNRGKGLNQGFDLWEMVPGLTFNERSDDHVTSPKTNELMQKQLSDPENVKGQFFAWTHYTDPHHQWIKHKESPDFGNRERDLYDNEVHYTDQHVGKLLDWAAEQPWWDKTAVIISADHGEAFGEHGMMQHAHELYEELVRVPLLIRVPGVEAQRISTPHTHLDLGPTIMELMGQEALSGFMGESLVPMLEGKPGKVKPVVLELTADNVQPARRAVVSGDWKLIRFGDKTGPEKLFHLKTDPGEQKDLAKTEPEKLSELRALLDSQFAKLPRIQPHGGMKLKGGGVADGPMRPELAAR from the coding sequence ATGGAGCTCGACCGCTCACTCCTGCTCACCTTGCCCCTGTTGATGTTCGGCTGCGGAAACGAGCCGCCGGCTCCCGCACCGGCACCAGCCGAGCCACCGAAGGCCGCCGCGCCTCCGGCCGACAAAGCGACACCGAAGCCCGAGAAGCCGGCGCTCGCAGCGAAGAAGAGCGCGCGCAAGAAGGAGCCGCTCAACGTGCTGCTCCTGACCATCGACGCGCTGCGCGCGGACATGCCGTGGAGCGGCTACGCGCGCGACATCGCGCCGAACCTGACCCGCTTCGCGAGAGAGAACGTGGTGTTCGACAACCATCGCTCCGTGACGAGCTTCACCGCGCAGAGCGTGCCGGCCATGCTCTCCGGCCGCTACGCCTCGACGCTGTACCGCAGCGGCTACTTCTTCGCTGGTTATCAGGACTCGAACGAGCTCTTCCCCGAAGCCCTCCAGCAGAAGGGCATCCGCACCATGGCCGTCCACTCGCACTTGTACTTCAACCGAGGCAAAGGCCTGAACCAGGGCTTCGACCTCTGGGAGATGGTGCCCGGGCTCACTTTCAACGAGCGCAGCGACGACCACGTCACCAGCCCCAAGACCAATGAGCTGATGCAGAAACAGCTCTCCGATCCGGAGAACGTGAAGGGTCAGTTCTTCGCCTGGACTCACTACACCGACCCGCACCACCAGTGGATCAAGCACAAGGAGTCCCCGGACTTCGGCAACCGGGAGCGCGATCTCTACGACAACGAGGTGCACTACACCGACCAGCACGTCGGCAAGCTCCTCGACTGGGCCGCCGAGCAGCCCTGGTGGGACAAGACCGCGGTCATCATCAGCGCCGACCACGGCGAGGCCTTCGGCGAGCACGGCATGATGCAGCACGCCCACGAGCTCTACGAAGAGCTGGTGCGGGTCCCGCTCCTGATCCGAGTCCCGGGCGTCGAGGCGCAGCGCATCTCCACGCCGCACACTCACTTGGACCTCGGACCGACCATCATGGAGCTGATGGGCCAGGAGGCGCTCTCGGGCTTCATGGGCGAGAGCCTGGTGCCGATGCTGGAGGGCAAGCCCGGCAAGGTGAAGCCCGTCGTGCTCGAGCTCACCGCCGACAACGTCCAGCCCGCGCGCCGGGCCGTGGTGAGCGGCGACTGGAAGCTGATCCGCTTCGGCGACAAAACCGGGCCCGAGAAGCTCTTCCACCTGAAGACCGATCCGGGCGAGCAGAAGGATCTGGCCAAGACCGAGCCCGAGAAGCTCTCGGAGCTGCGGGCGCTGCTCGACTCCCAGTTCGCGAAGCTGCCGCGCATCCAGCCCCACGGCGGGATGAAGCTCAAAGGCGGCGGCGTGGCCGACGGCCCCATGCGCCCCGAGCTCGCTGCTCGCTGA
- a CDS encoding DNA polymerase Y family protein, translating into MSEARESRIAAVVLPDLVTELAAESLVVARAVHAPASRQELSPFAVVLVDQARGGGDAEPVPATALLDAVSGSARRFGVRPGQSIAEACVLLSQLRIVELPRAELDAALGRVAEAALAFGATVSLEAPDTVWVDVTGAAHLFGDEQALATELLSRVRALGHVARVAVAGGPRLSQALARWGNPSAHSERGVSVVPAERTRHTMAALPVTALPIAGEHAAWLARLGVLTLGELAKLPRAASATRLGEHADRALDLADGRDATPLVAWKPPSLLVEQSEWDEPASGIQPLLFVLRGLVARVSARLAGRGEAAQKLVLVVSHDRAIARHQGVPEEKALVFDLASPLWRAEEMSRVIVSRLERTRLEAPSVGLRLEVPAIIRALGRQLELSRVSGGVTGQKGLESLPVVLAELAADIGRERVGVLALADSHRPEKQAELVPALPEPGALRPKKPRREPLPVRRLRSLAGSRLGAPTRLLPQPVPLEVALRVGATLCIDHRLYTIERIGFVERLEAVEWWTSAPVARDYLRLWLTGTEGGLDALIYVDRQSGKRFMQAVAD; encoded by the coding sequence ATGAGCGAAGCGCGCGAAAGCAGAATTGCCGCGGTGGTGCTGCCCGATCTGGTGACCGAGCTGGCTGCCGAGTCGCTGGTGGTTGCGCGGGCCGTGCACGCGCCGGCATCGCGCCAGGAGCTGTCACCGTTCGCCGTGGTGCTGGTGGACCAAGCGAGGGGAGGAGGTGACGCGGAGCCGGTTCCGGCTACCGCGCTGCTCGATGCGGTCAGCGGGTCAGCGCGGCGTTTCGGCGTGCGCCCAGGTCAGAGCATCGCCGAGGCCTGCGTGCTCTTGTCGCAGCTCCGGATCGTGGAGCTCCCCCGGGCAGAGCTGGATGCGGCCCTCGGTCGCGTGGCGGAGGCCGCCCTCGCGTTCGGAGCCACGGTGTCCCTGGAAGCGCCGGACACGGTGTGGGTCGACGTGACGGGAGCAGCGCATCTCTTCGGTGACGAGCAAGCGCTGGCCACGGAGCTCCTGAGCCGGGTGCGGGCACTGGGTCACGTGGCGCGGGTGGCCGTCGCGGGCGGACCGCGGCTCAGCCAGGCGCTGGCGCGCTGGGGGAACCCGTCGGCGCACAGCGAGCGAGGCGTGAGCGTGGTGCCTGCCGAGCGCACGCGTCACACCATGGCCGCGCTGCCCGTCACCGCGCTGCCGATCGCTGGGGAGCACGCGGCCTGGCTCGCCCGTCTCGGCGTGCTCACGCTGGGGGAGCTGGCGAAGCTCCCGCGCGCGGCTTCCGCGACGCGCCTGGGAGAGCACGCGGATCGCGCGCTGGATCTGGCGGACGGCAGAGATGCCACGCCGCTCGTCGCCTGGAAACCGCCGAGCTTGCTCGTGGAGCAGAGCGAGTGGGACGAGCCGGCCTCGGGCATCCAGCCGCTTTTGTTCGTGCTGCGCGGGCTCGTCGCGCGCGTCTCGGCGCGTCTCGCCGGGCGCGGCGAGGCCGCGCAGAAGCTGGTCCTCGTCGTGTCCCACGATCGAGCCATCGCGCGCCACCAAGGGGTCCCCGAAGAGAAGGCGCTGGTGTTCGATCTCGCCTCGCCGCTCTGGCGAGCCGAAGAGATGAGCCGGGTGATCGTCTCGCGGCTCGAGCGCACCCGGCTCGAGGCGCCCAGCGTGGGGCTCCGCCTCGAGGTGCCGGCCATCATCCGCGCGCTCGGGCGTCAGCTCGAGCTGTCACGGGTGTCCGGGGGAGTCACCGGTCAAAAGGGGCTCGAGTCGCTGCCGGTGGTCCTGGCGGAGCTCGCCGCCGACATCGGTCGAGAGCGGGTGGGGGTTCTGGCGCTCGCCGACTCGCACCGGCCGGAGAAGCAGGCCGAGCTCGTCCCCGCGCTCCCCGAGCCTGGAGCGCTGCGCCCGAAGAAGCCCCGGCGCGAGCCGCTGCCCGTTCGCAGGCTGCGCTCGCTCGCCGGCTCGAGGCTCGGCGCACCGACTCGGCTCCTGCCCCAGCCCGTGCCGCTCGAGGTCGCGCTACGGGTAGGGGCGACGCTCTGCATCGACCATCGCCTCTACACCATCGAACGCATCGGCTTCGTGGAGCGGCTCGAGGCGGTGGAGTGGTGGACGTCCGCGCCCGTCGCGCGGGACTACCTGCGGCTGTGGCTCACCGGCACCGAGGGCGGGCTCGACGCGCTGATCTACGTGGACCGCCAGAGCGGCAAGCGCTTCATGCAGGCGGTGGCGGACTAA
- the larE gene encoding ATP-dependent sacrificial sulfur transferase LarE has protein sequence MSVETAAQKLEQLRAGLRELGSVLVCYSGGLDSAFVLAVAHSELGERAVGMTAVSPSLPASEKLDAERIARQIGAAHRFVDSNEIARPGYVANEPDRCFHCKSELYEIAEQKRAEWGLAHVVNGTNLDDLGDYRPGLEAAKNAAVKSPLVDAGLTKSEVRQAAQLIGMDVWDKPASACLSSRIPYGTSVTAERLQQIGGLEAALKALGFRQLRVRWHDKIARIEIELSELEGLFRPGVREEVVRLGKAHGFSYVTIDLAGYRQGSHNEVLVGRSLRLV, from the coding sequence ATGAGCGTCGAAACCGCTGCCCAGAAGCTCGAGCAGCTGCGAGCCGGCCTGCGCGAGCTCGGCTCGGTGCTGGTCTGCTACTCCGGCGGTCTCGACAGCGCGTTCGTGCTGGCCGTCGCCCACTCCGAGCTCGGCGAGCGCGCCGTCGGCATGACGGCCGTGAGCCCCAGCCTGCCCGCGAGCGAGAAGCTCGACGCCGAGCGCATCGCCAGGCAGATCGGCGCCGCGCATCGCTTCGTGGACTCGAACGAGATCGCGCGCCCCGGCTACGTCGCCAACGAGCCCGACCGCTGCTTCCACTGCAAGAGCGAGCTGTACGAGATCGCGGAGCAGAAGCGCGCTGAGTGGGGCCTCGCTCACGTCGTCAACGGCACCAATCTCGACGACCTCGGCGACTATAGGCCCGGGCTCGAGGCCGCGAAGAACGCCGCAGTGAAGAGCCCGCTGGTGGACGCCGGATTGACCAAGAGCGAGGTGCGACAGGCCGCGCAGCTCATCGGCATGGACGTGTGGGACAAGCCCGCGTCGGCCTGCTTGTCGAGCCGCATCCCCTACGGCACCAGCGTCACGGCCGAGCGCCTGCAGCAGATCGGCGGGCTCGAGGCCGCGCTCAAGGCGCTGGGGTTCCGCCAGCTGCGCGTGCGCTGGCACGACAAGATCGCCCGCATCGAGATCGAGCTCTCGGAGCTCGAGGGCTTGTTCCGCCCCGGTGTTCGCGAGGAGGTCGTCCGCCTCGGCAAGGCCCACGGCTTCAGCTACGTGACCATCGACCTCGCGGGCTACCGTCAAGGCTCGCACAACGAGGTCCTGGTCGGCCGCTCACTCCGCCTGGTGTGA
- a CDS encoding error-prone DNA polymerase, with product MFAELLARSNFSFLTGASHPEELVVRAKELGLAALALTDRMGLYGSVRAHAQSRECEQPLIVGAELLLDPAVPSRSPTSPSEARLGALSSAPSVALLARDHDGYSNLCRLLTLAHAGRPKGEGALSLDDLARYHQGLLAVVPAPRDPRGPDAPPPELLGLLADVLGERAFIAAHRHLDAFDSVRLLEVERWSERYGLEVVASARPLFHHRSRKAVADVVCCIREGTTLDRAGTALTANSEAFLRSELEMQKLFRDRLGWVERSAEVASACRFSLSELSYHFPCTLAPGESADQKLRRLAQEGANRRYPGGVPTSVAAQIEKELGLIAQLGVAPYFLSTWEIVEIARARRILCQGRGSAANSAVCFVLGITAVDPARSNLLFERFMSAERSEPPDIDIDFEHERREEVIQEIYARYGRDRAAMVSEVICYRGKSALREVGKVFGLSLEQIDRLAGTITHWDSAEVSQTRLLEMGFDPSDARLRQSVMLARAIEGFPRHLSIHVGGFVLSAQPLHEVAPIEPARMPERTVMPWDKDDIETLGFFKIDVLGLGMLTAIRKCLGLIHPNSDPLDSLARVPAEDPRVYDLCCRADTVGVFQIESRAQMAMLPRLKPRRFYDLVVEVALVRPGPIQGGMVHPYLRRRNAEEEVASPHPSLWPILERTLGVPLFQEQVMQIAIVGAGYSGGEADQLRRDMAAWKKSGKLLRHRDRLLEGFARQGISQEFGERLFEQIKGFGDYGFPESHAASFALLVYVSAWQKAHYPAHFACALVNSQPMGFYSASTIFQDAQRHGVELREVSVSASDWDNTLEPPGEANAIRSPFPEAARAVRLGLRMIKGLSEARARRIERARAEAPFCSIDDLIRRTELRKDELERLAESGALEPLVPGRRNAVWQSRAPRVGGLFAKLDVVEPRVELPPLRAAEQLLLDYGRKGLSVSDHPMRHLRERLRARGVLTAAELPGARQGSRISVAGLVLTRQQPGTASGVVFITLEDETGFVNLILWNAVYERLRLVARHSTLLLAHGKVERDREATRAEVPILHVIVDDLERLDRPESKLEKRSRDFH from the coding sequence ATGTTCGCCGAGCTGCTCGCGCGCTCGAACTTCTCGTTCCTGACCGGCGCCTCGCACCCGGAGGAGCTGGTGGTGCGCGCCAAGGAGCTCGGCCTCGCCGCCCTCGCGCTGACCGATCGCATGGGTCTGTATGGCTCGGTGCGCGCCCACGCCCAGAGCCGAGAGTGCGAGCAGCCGCTGATCGTCGGGGCCGAGCTCCTGCTCGATCCAGCCGTGCCGTCGCGCTCGCCGACCTCGCCGAGCGAAGCGCGTCTCGGCGCGCTCTCGTCGGCTCCGAGCGTCGCCTTGCTCGCTCGCGATCACGACGGCTACTCGAACCTCTGCCGACTGCTCACCCTCGCGCACGCCGGGCGGCCGAAGGGGGAGGGGGCGCTCAGCCTGGACGATCTCGCGCGCTACCACCAGGGGCTCCTGGCCGTCGTGCCCGCGCCGCGCGATCCTCGCGGCCCCGACGCGCCGCCGCCCGAGCTCCTCGGCCTGCTCGCCGACGTGCTCGGCGAGCGCGCCTTCATCGCAGCCCATCGCCACCTCGACGCCTTCGACAGCGTGCGCCTGCTCGAGGTCGAGCGCTGGTCGGAGCGCTACGGGCTCGAGGTGGTGGCCAGCGCGCGGCCGCTGTTCCACCACCGCTCGCGCAAGGCCGTGGCCGACGTGGTGTGCTGCATCCGCGAGGGCACGACGCTGGATCGGGCGGGCACGGCGCTGACGGCCAACAGCGAGGCTTTTCTGCGCTCCGAGCTGGAGATGCAGAAGCTCTTCCGCGACCGGCTCGGCTGGGTCGAGCGCAGCGCGGAGGTGGCGAGCGCGTGTCGTTTCTCGCTCTCCGAGCTCAGCTATCACTTTCCCTGCACGCTCGCGCCGGGCGAGAGCGCGGATCAGAAGCTCCGGCGACTGGCGCAGGAAGGGGCCAACCGGCGCTACCCCGGCGGGGTACCGACCAGCGTCGCGGCGCAGATCGAGAAGGAGCTGGGGCTCATCGCACAGCTCGGCGTCGCGCCCTATTTCCTCTCGACCTGGGAGATCGTCGAGATCGCGCGGGCGCGGCGCATCTTGTGTCAGGGGCGGGGCAGCGCTGCCAACAGCGCGGTCTGCTTCGTGCTCGGCATCACCGCCGTCGATCCGGCGCGCTCGAACCTGTTGTTCGAGCGCTTCATGAGCGCGGAGCGCAGCGAGCCGCCGGACATCGACATCGATTTCGAGCACGAGCGCCGCGAGGAGGTGATCCAGGAGATCTACGCGCGCTACGGCCGCGACCGCGCCGCCATGGTCAGCGAGGTGATCTGCTACCGGGGCAAGAGCGCCTTACGCGAGGTGGGCAAGGTCTTCGGCCTCTCGCTGGAGCAGATCGACCGCTTGGCGGGCACCATCACCCACTGGGACTCCGCCGAGGTCAGCCAGACGCGCCTGCTCGAGATGGGCTTCGATCCCAGCGACGCGCGGCTCCGGCAGAGCGTGATGCTGGCGCGGGCCATCGAGGGTTTCCCGCGCCATCTCTCGATTCACGTGGGCGGGTTCGTGCTCTCGGCGCAGCCGCTCCACGAGGTGGCGCCGATCGAGCCGGCGAGGATGCCCGAGCGCACGGTGATGCCCTGGGACAAGGACGACATCGAGACGCTCGGCTTCTTCAAGATCGACGTCCTGGGGCTGGGGATGTTGACGGCGATTCGCAAGTGTTTGGGATTGATTCACCCGAATTCCGATCCCCTCGACTCCCTGGCCCGCGTCCCCGCCGAAGACCCCCGCGTCTACGATCTTTGCTGTCGCGCCGACACCGTCGGGGTGTTCCAGATCGAGAGCCGCGCGCAGATGGCGATGTTGCCGCGGCTCAAGCCCCGGCGCTTCTACGATCTGGTCGTCGAGGTGGCCCTCGTGCGGCCCGGGCCCATCCAGGGTGGGATGGTGCATCCCTACCTCCGGCGGCGAAACGCCGAGGAGGAGGTCGCCTCGCCGCACCCGTCGCTGTGGCCGATCCTCGAGCGCACCCTCGGGGTTCCGCTATTTCAGGAGCAGGTGATGCAGATCGCCATCGTGGGCGCGGGTTACTCCGGCGGCGAGGCCGATCAGCTGCGGCGCGACATGGCGGCGTGGAAGAAGAGCGGCAAGCTGCTCAGGCACCGGGATCGCTTGCTCGAGGGCTTCGCCCGGCAGGGCATCAGCCAGGAGTTCGGCGAGCGCCTGTTCGAGCAGATCAAGGGCTTCGGGGACTATGGCTTCCCCGAGTCGCACGCGGCCTCCTTCGCCTTGCTGGTCTACGTCTCGGCCTGGCAGAAGGCGCACTATCCGGCGCATTTCGCCTGCGCGCTGGTGAACTCGCAGCCCATGGGCTTCTACTCGGCCAGCACCATCTTCCAGGATGCGCAGCGCCACGGCGTGGAGCTCCGGGAGGTGAGCGTGAGCGCGAGCGACTGGGACAACACGCTGGAGCCGCCCGGCGAGGCGAACGCGATCAGGAGCCCGTTCCCCGAGGCGGCGCGGGCGGTGCGGCTGGGCTTGCGCATGATCAAGGGGCTCTCGGAGGCGCGGGCGCGACGCATCGAGCGCGCGCGGGCCGAAGCGCCGTTTTGCAGCATCGACGACCTGATCCGGCGCACGGAGCTGCGCAAAGACGAGCTCGAGCGGCTGGCGGAGTCGGGCGCGCTCGAGCCGCTCGTGCCTGGGCGGCGCAACGCGGTGTGGCAGTCGCGCGCCCCGCGCGTGGGCGGCTTGTTCGCGAAGCTCGACGTGGTCGAGCCGCGCGTCGAGCTGCCGCCCCTCCGCGCTGCCGAGCAGCTCTTGCTCGACTACGGGCGGAAGGGACTCTCCGTCTCGGATCACCCGATGCGCCACCTGCGGGAGCGCCTGCGGGCGCGGGGGGTGCTCACGGCAGCGGAGCTGCCCGGCGCGCGGCAGGGCAGCCGGATCAGCGTCGCGGGCCTGGTGCTCACGCGCCAGCAGCCAGGCACGGCGAGCGGCGTCGTGTTCATCACGCTGGAGGATGAGACCGGCTTCGTGAACCTGATCTTGTGGAATGCGGTCTACGAGCGCCTGCGCCTGGTCGCGCGCCACTCGACGCTCTTGCTCGCCCACGGCAAGGTGGAGCGCGACCGCGAGGCGACGCGGGCGGAGGTGCCCATCCTGCACGTGATCGTGGACGACCTCGAGCGCCTCGACCGTCCGGAGTCGAAGCTCGAGAAGCGGTCACGGGATTTTCACTAG
- a CDS encoding recombinase A, with product MALPQHVLDRLPAALLRGGALAPRELPQSGLSLGLLGLDELLPDGGLGRGSVVELCVKGAAAGATRIALAACRAAQAEGRERGGDTPWCAFVDASSSLHGPGVAEAGVELGRLLVVRPPLEALSRVSLRLVESRAFALVVIDTMGAPGHPVDVSLGTWPRVVRRLAMAVEGTSACVLLVTDSRASRPLPLPVAQRIELSRPSEHELGVRVAKDKHGRVSSPRKIAWGLRKCS from the coding sequence ATGGCCTTGCCGCAACACGTCCTCGACCGGCTGCCTGCGGCGCTCCTGCGCGGGGGTGCGCTGGCACCTCGCGAGCTGCCGCAGAGCGGGCTTTCGCTAGGGCTGTTGGGGCTCGACGAGCTCCTGCCGGATGGGGGGCTCGGTCGGGGCTCGGTGGTGGAGCTGTGCGTGAAGGGAGCGGCCGCCGGCGCCACCCGCATCGCGCTCGCGGCCTGCCGCGCCGCCCAGGCGGAGGGGCGCGAGCGCGGGGGGGACACCCCCTGGTGTGCCTTCGTCGATGCGTCGAGCTCGCTCCACGGGCCCGGGGTCGCCGAAGCAGGGGTCGAGCTCGGGCGCTTGCTCGTGGTGCGCCCGCCGCTCGAGGCGCTCAGCCGCGTGAGCCTGCGCCTGGTGGAGTCGCGAGCGTTCGCGCTCGTGGTCATCGACACCATGGGAGCTCCTGGCCACCCCGTGGATGTCTCTCTCGGCACCTGGCCGCGCGTCGTGCGGCGCTTGGCCATGGCCGTCGAAGGGACGTCGGCCTGCGTGCTGCTCGTCACGGACAGCAGGGCTTCGCGACCGCTACCGCTGCCGGTCGCGCAGCGCATCGAGCTGTCGCGTCCGAGCGAGCACGAGCTCGGGGTGCGCGTGGCCAAGGACAAGCACGGCAGAGTCTCTTCTCCGCGCAAGATCGCCTGGGGCCTCAGGAAGTGCTCATGA